AACAGGACCGGTTCCGCAGTCGGCGGTGGCGGCGCCTGCGAGATCGTCGATGGAGTCCGCTGCCACCGGTGGACGAGCAGTCCCCCAGCGGCGAGCAAGACGGCCCCTGCGATCAGCCAGCGGATCGGATGTGACACCATGCGACCGTATCACGACCGCACCGGCGGCGGGAACGCTAAGTGGTGATGGGCACAATTACGGCGACGCATTCCGTGCGACGCTTTCCGTTCGCCCTGAGTAGCCCCATTTTCTCAGGGGCGTATCGAGGGGCCAGCCCGGCGAGCGGCTTTGCGGCCCCGCCCCTCGATACGCCACCGAAAAGATGGTGCAACTCGGGGCGGACGGAATACGTCACCGTATTAATGGACCGAAGTACGAAGTACCTGGCCCCGGAGACGACTCGGAGTCCCGGGCTCCGGGTCCCCGGATCGGAAGTCGCGCGTCGAACGTCGAACGCAGGGTGTCAGCTCGGCGCACCGGGGACTTCTGGACGAGCGGCGGGGCGTAGCGACCGGCGCGGCGTCAGGCCGGCGTGCGTATACACGGCGTCGATGACGCGCATGTTGGCGATCGCGTCTTCAGGACCGGTGAGCACCGGCTCGTTGCCCCTTGCGGCGGCGACAAAGGCGCGCAGCTGATGGGTGTAAGTAGACTCGCTGCGCAGGCGCTCGCTGCGCGTGCCCTGAGCCGTCTGGACCCGCAGGCGGTGGAAGAACTGAGGAGCAACGGGGTTGAGTACGGAAAGACGGCCCGCATCGCCGTGCACGGTGGCACTGGCACGCAACAGGGTGCCGGAAAAGAGGGAGCAGCTCATGTGACCGGTCCGGCCGTCGTCAAAGCGAAAATCCGCGGCCATCGCCCGGTCAACGCCGGGCGACGATAGCCGCGCGGCGGCCCTGACCACCTGTGGTTCGGCGCCGGCCAGGAAGCGAACGATGTTGATCGCGTAGCAACCTGTGTCCATGGTCGCCCCGCCGGCAAGGTCGAGTCGGAATCGGATGTCGCCGGGCCGGAGCAGCGGCACGCAGAAATGCGCCTCGATGTGCCTCACGGTACCCAGTTCACCGCTGTCGACGATCTCGCGCATGCGGGCAGCCAGGGGATGGTAGCGCCAGTGGAACGCCTCCACGAGGACGCGCCCGGTCGCCCGAGCGGCTGCCGCCATGTGAGCGGCCTCCTCCGCGTTGGCGGCGATGGGTTTCTCGCACAACACATGCTTCCCGTGTTCGAGAGCCCGAATGCTCCACTCGCCGTGGTGGCTGTTCGGCAAGGGGTTGTAGACGGCGTCGATCTCGGGGTCGGCAAGCAGCGCCTCGTAGGTCGGATGGACGCGCATGATGCCGTGCCGGTCGGCGAACGCACGGGCCCGCGCCGGGTCGCGCGCGGCCACCGCAACGACAACCGCCTCGTTCAGTTTGCGGGCCGGAGTCAGGAGGGCGAGGGGTGTTATCCGCGCCGCGCCGAGGACGCCCAGACGGAGGGGAAGCATCCGACTTCGAGCCTACTTCAATGGGGGGTGAAAGAGCACGAGCATCGTATACGTCAGCGCGGGGCGCTCGTTGCCGACGACGTGAACGGCGACCTCCTGCGTCACCTGAGTGCCCTTGGGCCTGGCCTCGACGGCAACCAGGCGAATGCGACCGTGGACCCTGGAACCGGCCGGGACCGGACTCACGAAGCGGAGCTTGTCGGCGCCGTAGTTGGTTGCATTGCCGAAGCCGACGATGCGGAAGTTCTGCTGCGGCCGCAGCGCGGGAATGAGACTCAGCGTCAGGAACCCATGCGCGATCGGAGTCTTGAAAGGGCTCTCGCGCTTACAGCGTTCCGCGTCGACGTGGATCCACTGGTGATCGCCGGTAAGGTCGGCGAAGCGGTCGATCATTTCCTGGGTCACTTCGACCTCGG
This Candidatus Binatia bacterium DNA region includes the following protein-coding sequences:
- a CDS encoding MaoC family dehydratase; translation: MEEVRFDDIARLSAHVSEEFGGWGPEVEVTQEMIDRFADLTGDHQWIHVDAERCKRESPFKTPIAHGFLTLSLIPALRPQQNFRIVGFGNATNYGADKLRFVSPVPAGSRVHGRIRLVAVEARPKGTQVTQEVAVHVVGNERPALTYTMLVLFHPPLK
- a CDS encoding Gfo/Idh/MocA family oxidoreductase; this encodes MLPLRLGVLGAARITPLALLTPARKLNEAVVVAVAARDPARARAFADRHGIMRVHPTYEALLADPEIDAVYNPLPNSHHGEWSIRALEHGKHVLCEKPIAANAEEAAHMAAAARATGRVLVEAFHWRYHPLAARMREIVDSGELGTVRHIEAHFCVPLLRPGDIRFRLDLAGGATMDTGCYAINIVRFLAGAEPQVVRAAARLSSPGVDRAMAADFRFDDGRTGHMSCSLFSGTLLRASATVHGDAGRLSVLNPVAPQFFHRLRVQTAQGTRSERLRSESTYTHQLRAFVAAARGNEPVLTGPEDAIANMRVIDAVYTHAGLTPRRSLRPAARPEVPGAPS